CGTCCACGCGTAATCCAGTTCATGCTTGGGATTGAAGTTGCTCGGTGTCGCCGTCACCGTCACGCTCTCGCCTGCCACCACTTCCGTGGGGCTGGCGCTGCACGTTGCCGATGGCGGGATCGACGGCGTCAGGCTGCCGAGGTTGAACACGATGCCGGTCGAGAGGCGGGCGCCGTTGAAATCATCTTGTGAACCGAGCAAGAAGCTGTGGTTCGAGCGCACCCAGTCGGCCTGAAACAAGCGCCAGCTGAACAAACGGGTAAGGCGCAAGTCGAGGCCGCCGCCGATCATGGTGAGGAATGCAGTCTCCTGGAAGCCAAGCGGCGACGCTTTCTGAAAGCCGAAGAGCGCGTGCGCGAACGGCGTGGCGCGGTCCAGCGGATACTTGACGGTCGGGCCAAACCCGAAATTGCCCACATTGATGTTGTCGCCGTAGTGGCCGCTGGTGTCGAACGTGAACCCCACATAGCGGTTGAAGTTCCACGTGACCGCGGCGTTGAACCCTTTGTCCGCCGCAAGGTGGGGGAACAGCAGGCTATCGTCACCCGGGTTGTAATACGAATAACCCACGAAGATCTCGGTGCGCGGGTCAGGGAATTCGCTCTGCGCCAGCGCGGCGGCCGGGATCATCATCACGATCGAGAAGATCGCTGTTACAGACAGCGCGCGGCGGATGCGATCCACTCTACGAGTTTGCATGTAGCACCCTCCGGAGACACTGCGTGAGACCTAGGGGACAACCGGGTGTAAACCACCAAATGGGAAAGGGCCGCACAGCTCTAGCGGAGAGAAACAGGAATCTCCGACCGCGCGCCATTATACGGCAACGCCCGGTCGGAGTGCAGCCAGATAGTGAGCTTTTTCAGTCGTTTACTGGTTTGAGGCCGTTCCGGCCACGCTCAATACCATCTGCGTACCGCTATCCAGCTTCACATTCTTCCCGATACTGCTGATGGTCGCGCCCTGGGTCACGCCCTGGGTCACGCCCATGGTCGCGTTCGTCGCCTGGCTCAGAGTGACGCCCGGCATACCGATGACGCCTTGGGTTGTCGAGGTCAACTCGCCGGTAGCGCTCGTGCCGGCGCGGGTTGCCGACCCGGCCGCGCGGGTGGTGGAAGCGACGGTGTTGCCCACGCTGCCCGCGGTCGAGCCGACGGTGTTGCCGGCAGTATTCCCCACTCCGCCGAGCACGCCACCCCCCGTCGCCCCTACGCCGCCGACCGTGGAGCCTCCCGCGGACCCCGGGCCACCGCTGGCGCCGATCATGTCGTCATTGCTCGCCGCCACCGACCGCGCTGCCGCCAGCGCCCGGATGGTCGCGTTCAGCGGCACTTGCTGCCCGTTCTTCAGTACGGCGTGGTCGAAGACGATGCCGAGCGTCGAATCCGCATCACCCTTCCCCCGAGCCGAGGCCTGGGTCACGTGCCCGATGAGCTTGGAACCACGCGGGATCACCGTCTTGCCCGCGGACTTCACGTCCGAGGTGGTCTTGGCTTCGACCGCGTCGCCGCTCTTCGCCTTCCGGCTATCGATGCTCTTGCTGAGCGTGGCATTGATGGCCGTGCCGTTCGCCAGGCCGGCATTGGCGCCACTCTTGTCCGCGCTCGCGTTCGCGCTCGCGCCCGACCGGGACACCGACGTGCTCGCACCCGTCGAAGTGGAGCCCTGGGTCTGGCTCGAAGCCTGGCCTGAAGCCGAGGTTTGCGCCATCGCCGCCCATGACAGGACAGCGATCGCCACTGTCAAAACCATGAACTTCTTCATTCCCAATCCTCCTGAGATATCCGTCCTTGCCGATGCGGACGGCCCTTCCGAATCGGGGCCCGCGACCTGGGCCCCAGCGGCTTAGCTTCGCCGTTTCAGACAATGTGAGATGCAGCCGGCTGCACACTCGTCTAGGGGCGGAGAGGAAGATTTTCCACCATTCCTGTTAACTCGTTAGTACACTGTCGGTTTGCGATTCCCACCATCCAGAGTGACTGCGGGAGGGTGGGCCGCATCCTAATGCCTTACGGTGCTGTTGGCAGGCGTTGCCGAAGGCCCGGCAGTCTCGATTCCCTTCCCGCCGTTCCTGTGCGGGGCGGCGTGGAACCTGGAACCTCCCCCTATGGCAGAAGAGAAGATCCTTATCGTCGAAGACGAAGAGAACGAACGCGCCGGCCTGGCGGAGCTGGTTTCCGCCTGGGGGTATCGTGCCGAGACCGCGAAAGACGGCGTCGAGGGACTTCTTCAAGGAAGGGACCAAGTCACCAACTAGGGACGACTTCGCAGCGGAGATGCGAGGCCACCACCCGTCGGTGGTCAATTCCAACTGAAGGAGTCTGCGAGGAGCAGCCCCGGTTTTCAATCGTCATTCGTCAATCGTCAATATTTCCTGTCAAGCCCCTCTTTCTCCCGATTTCCCGCTAACCCGCTCGATCGAATCACAATAAATCGCGCCCGCAGATGTCCGGTCTACCCCTTCGATTGGCGCATACTGGAAAAAGAGGGGTGTACCTGCACCCTGCTCGACCGTTCTTTGACAATAACGACCGCGGCGTCACCCCCGCCGGCTTCAAGCCATTGGGATACCCAATCGCTGGGGGAGGGGGGTAACCCAATCACGGATCCGCCCGCGATTTTTGGTAATGTAGGGCTCTCTCGCCCGCGGACGGGCTCGAGATGTAGGTGAACCATGCGCAATCGCGGCGTCATACTTCTCGCCATCGTCTTGTCACTCCCCGCCTTCGCCGACGAAGCCCACCAGCACGCCGCGGTGCCCCCGGCCGGCGGTAACTACGGCACCGTCCACTTCCCTACCTCGTGCACGGCGGCGGCGCAGCCGCGCTTCGAGCGCGCGGTCGCGATCCTGCACTCTTTCGGCTACGAGACAGCGCGCAGGGCGTTTGAGGAAGTCGCCAAGCAGGACCCGCAGTGCGCGATGGCGTGGTGGGGCGTTGCGATGACGCAGTATCACGGGCTATGGGAGCAAGTATGGCCGGCCGAGGGCAAGGCGGCCATCGAGAAGGCGCGGGCTTTGCTTGCCGCCCCCAACTCGAAAGCGGACGCGAAGACCATCGCGCGCGAGCGTGCTTACGTCGAGGCGCTCGGAAACATCTTCGGCGAGCCTGCGACGCCGCTGCACGCGCGAGAGGTCGCTTACGAACAGGCGATGGCGAAGCTGCATGCCGACTATCCCGACGACGACGAAGCGGCCATCTTCTATGCGCTCGCGCTCGACGTGGACGCGCCCAAGACGGACAAGACTTACGCCAACCAGCGCAAGGCGCTCACTGTGCTGCTCCCCATCTTCAAGGTCGCGCCCAACCATCCCGGGCTCACGCACTACATCATCCACGTCTCCGATTTTCCGCCGCTCGCCGCCGACGCGCTGCCCGCTGCGCGCCGCTATGCGCAGATCGCGCCCGCCTCCGCGCACGCGCAACACATGCCCTCGCACATCTTCACTCGGCTCGGTCTGTGGGATGAAGCCATCAAGAGCAATCGCGCCTCCGCCGCATCCGCCGAGCGCGATCAACAGGCGAGCAAGAGCAATGAAGCCCTGAACCAGCGCCTGCATGCGATGGACTACATGGAGTACGCCTTCCTGCAGCAGGGCCGCTACGCCGACGCGCGCGAGATCGTGGTGCAGGCCAAGCGCATCCGACCGCAACAAGGGATGAACGCGATCGGCGGTTACGCCGACGCTGCCATCCCCGCGCGCTTCGCCATGGAGCGCCACGAGTGGGAAGAGGCCGCCGCGCTGCCCGATCCCACCGGTTCGGGCGCGGGCGTTAATCAGGCCATCACCTGGTATGCCAAGGGGCTTGGCGCCGCGCTCTCGGTGGACGCTGACCACCGCGCGCGTGATACGGCGCGTGTCCGCGCCATCGTCGGCAAACTCGCCGCCATCCGCGATCACCTCGCGCAGGCCGGCAGCCCGTACTGGGCGAACCAGGTGGAGATCCAGCGCTTGCAGGTGCTCGCCTTCGCGGAAGCGGCCGAACAGGATATCGAGAGCGCGCTCAAGCACGCGCGCGCCGCCGCCGATCTCGAAGACGCCACCGAAAAAGCTCCGGTCACGCCCGGCCCCATCCTGCCCGCGCGCGAGACCCTGGCGGGCATGCTGATGGTGCTCGGTCGCGACCGCGAGGCGCTGGTGGAACTCGAGGCGGTGTTGAAGATCTCGCCCAACCGCTTGAACGCGCTCGACGCCGCCGCACGCTCCGCGGCCTCGAGTGGCGACGCGCAGAAGGCGAAGCAGTACAAAGCCAAACTGATCGAGATAAGGAAGATGACGAAGGGCGGGATGTAAGTCGGCCGCGAGGGCTGCGCACACAGCAAAACACGACTACATCTGGATGGTGCCTTCCCACTCCTGGAATCTTTCCAGGTCGTCGCGGATGGAAGCCATCACCAGGCCGAGCACGGCGGCATCGTCGATGTAGCCGAGTATCGGGATCACATCGGGGATGAGGTCGAACGGGTCCACGAAGTAGATCACGGCGGCGAGCACCATGATGATCGTCTTCTTCGGCAGCTTGGTGTAGGTCTTGTTCTTCCACGCACGCAGCAGGCGCAGCAGCGCGGAGAGGTCGCGCCAGAAGCTGAGCAGCTTGTTGCGATTGCGTTCGGACTTGCGCACCGCGTCCTGCAGCAGCCGCGTGGTCTCGCGCGTGTGGGTGAACAGCCGCGACGCCTCGCGCTCCTCGCGCTCGAGCGCCGCGCGGATCTCCGGCTCAGCCATCACCTTCACCTTATCCGCCATGGCCCTAGAATACTACGTTCCGCGCAGCTTCTCCGCCCGCGCCACCCGCTCCACCGCCACGCAGTAGGCGGCGGTCCGCAATTGTGTCTGCTCCGCTTTCGCGCGGTCGGCCACCGTGCGATACGCCTTCACCATGATCTTGTCGAGCTCGCGGTTCACGTGGTCTTCCTCCCAGAAGACCTGCTGCAGGTTCTGCGCCCACTCGAAGTAGGAGCAGGTAACGCCGCCGGCGTTGGCGAGAATGTCGGGCACGACCACCACCCCGCGCTGGTAGAACACCTCGTCGGCGGATGGCGTGGTCGGAAGGTTCGCCCCCTCGACGATAAGCTTCGCCTTTACCCGCGCGGCGTTGTCGCCGTGCAGCACGCACTCGAGCGCGGCCGGCACCAGCACGTCACAATCCGATTCCAGCAGCTCTTCGTTGGTCAGGCTGTCGGCGCCGGGGAATCCCACGACCGAGCCGGTCTTCTTCAGGTGCGTGATAACGTCGGCCACGAACAGACCGCGCGCGCTGTAGACGCCGCCCTTCACGTCGCTCACGCCCACGATCTTGCAGCCCAGTTGCTCGATGAGCAGCGCCGCGTTCGAACCCACGTTACCGAACCCCTGCACCGCAACCCGCAGCTGGCTGAGTTCGAGGCCCATATCTTTTGCCGCCTCGCGCACCATGAACGAGACGCCGCGCCCCGTCGCCTGTTCCCTGCCCAGCGATCCACCCAAGTCGACCGGCTTGCCGGTGCAGCACGCGGGCGTGTAGCCGTGGGCGGAGGAATATTCGTCGAACAGCCACGTCATCACCTGCGCGTTCGTGTTCACGTCGGGCGCAGGCACGTCGCGAAACGGCCCGAGGATGAGGTGGATGCGCGAGGTGAACTTGCGCGTGAGTTTTTCCAGCTCCTGCATCGACATCTTTGATGGGTCGCAGGTCACGCCGCCCTTCGCCCCGCCGAACGGGATGTTCACCACCGCCGTCTTCCACGTCATCGCCTCAGCCAGCGCACGCACTTCATCGATGTCCACATTGGGGTGGTAGCGGATGCCGCCCTTCGTCGGACCGCGCACGCCGTTGTGCTGCACGCGATACCCGATGAATACCCTCAGGTGGCCATCGTCCATGCGGATGGGCACGTCCACGCGCAATTCGCGGAAGGGCGTGGAGAGCAGCGTCTGCAGGTCCTGATCGAGGCCCAGCCGCTGTGCCGCGATGCGGAAGTTGCCGCGCGTGATCTCGATCGCCGATTCGCGCGGTTGCGCTTTTACTGCCGGACCAGTCGCCATAAGAATGCCTGACTCCTCGCCCCCGTCGCCTATCGCGGCGCGACGGCGTTCACCTTCACCAGCAAGCGCTTCGATTCCTGTTGGTACGGGCCTTTCACGGCGGCACATTTGTTCAGCACCGCACGCGCCGAGGGATAGTCCCGCAGCTTCGCATACGCAAAGCCCAGCCGGTACATCACGGTGGAGTACGCCGCTTCGTTGCCCTGCACCAGCGCGGCCGCGGTCCTGAACTCGCCGATCGACGCGCCCGTCTTTCCCTGCTTCATGTAGACCCAGCCCAGCGCACCATGCGCCAATCCGGCGGCGAGCTTCTTGGCCGGGTCGGACCCGAGGTCCATGCCCGCGGCTACATCCGCCGCGCGTCGCCCATAGCCGACCGCGACGGCGTCGTAGGCGCGCTTCGGATCTTCCGCCAGCATGCCCGCCAGCAAGCCGAGGATGGAGAGCGACCTCGGATAGGCGGCTGCCATGCGCGCTCCGTACTTCGCCAGCTGCGCGTAGTCGCCCTTCTGCTGCAGCGCGTACATCGCCAGCTGGGCCGCCGGTTCGGCGAATTGCGATCCCGGGAAGGCCGCGTCAAATCGCGCGATCTCTTTCCAGCGCTTGTCCGGGTCTTGCTCGGTGGTGATAGCGGAGTAGGCTGCCGCGTGCAGAAAGTCGTAGGCCGGTTGGGACGAACGCCGCTGCTGGTCGTTGTCGCTCTTGAACTGGTCGTCACTCATCCCCGCCGGTTTGGCCTGGGTGCCGATGCCGTGGATGACCTGGGCGCCGCGCGCGGCGTAGTCCACGATCCTGTCGGTCAGCTTGAGGTTCTGCGCGAACTGCACCTGCGAGAGGATCATCTCCAGGTTCCCAGGCTGCGCCGCCAGCGACTTCTCGCCATATTCCAGGGCTTGGCCGGCGTCTCCAGCAGCGAAGGCGATCTGCGCCAGTTGCGAGTAACCGTATGCCGCCGCCTGCGGCTCGGCCGCATACTTCGCGACGAACTCGATGTACATCGCCTTCTGCTTCGCCGCGTCGCCCTCTTTGGCGATGGCTTGCAGGTCCACGTCGGCGGGCGAGCCGGCCGCCAGGTTGATGGTCGAGATCTGGGCCCACGCGGAGGGCAGGCCGGCAGTAACAGTGACAAGGATGGCGGCGCAAACGATCAGGCTGAGCCAACGCCGGGAGCGCATATGCACCTCGTCCGTGGCCCTGCTGCCGGGGGAGTGCAGAAGGGTCTAGCGCAGACGCCTACGAGTAGACGGCCTGCGAATAGGCGCGCATCGTACTTCGGTTCCTGCCGGGAGGCAAGCTATCTCAGCCTCGCGCGCGACCGGCGGTCCGTGGCGCCGGCCGTCAGCGCTTCTGCGCCAACACCAGGCCGCGGGGGGTGGGTAGCAGGACGACCGAG
The genomic region above belongs to Acidobacteriota bacterium and contains:
- a CDS encoding porin family protein; protein product: MQTRRVDRIRRALSVTAIFSIVMMIPAAALAQSEFPDPRTEIFVGYSYYNPGDDSLLFPHLAADKGFNAAVTWNFNRYVGFTFDTSGHYGDNINVGNFGFGPTVKYPLDRATPFAHALFGFQKASPLGFQETAFLTMIGGGLDLRLTRLFSWRLFQADWVRSNHSFLLGSQDDFNGARLSTGIVFNLGSLTPSIPPSATCSASPTEVVAGESVTVTATPSNFNPKHELDYAWT
- a CDS encoding response regulator; this encodes MAEEKILIVEDEENERAGLAELVSAWGYRAETAKDGVEGLLQGRDQVTN
- a CDS encoding YkvA family protein, with the translated sequence MADKVKVMAEPEIRAALEREEREASRLFTHTRETTRLLQDAVRKSERNRNKLLSFWRDLSALLRLLRAWKNKTYTKLPKKTIIMVLAAVIYFVDPFDLIPDVIPILGYIDDAAVLGLVMASIRDDLERFQEWEGTIQM
- a CDS encoding glutamate dehydrogenase translates to MATGPAVKAQPRESAIEITRGNFRIAAQRLGLDQDLQTLLSTPFRELRVDVPIRMDDGHLRVFIGYRVQHNGVRGPTKGGIRYHPNVDIDEVRALAEAMTWKTAVVNIPFGGAKGGVTCDPSKMSMQELEKLTRKFTSRIHLILGPFRDVPAPDVNTNAQVMTWLFDEYSSAHGYTPACCTGKPVDLGGSLGREQATGRGVSFMVREAAKDMGLELSQLRVAVQGFGNVGSNAALLIEQLGCKIVGVSDVKGGVYSARGLFVADVITHLKKTGSVVGFPGADSLTNEELLESDCDVLVPAALECVLHGDNAARVKAKLIVEGANLPTTPSADEVFYQRGVVVVPDILANAGGVTCSYFEWAQNLQQVFWEEDHVNRELDKIMVKAYRTVADRAKAEQTQLRTAAYCVAVERVARAEKLRGT